A stretch of the Archangium violaceum genome encodes the following:
- a CDS encoding ankyrin repeat domain-containing protein — translation MSGPDSYFDKPADKQMARAVAEGDVPTIERLLETGEVEPLTVGRDATSWLSIAVAARQKKSLDTLLEHGALGDPKGKIAGQALYAATLLDDLYWLERLHAAGADLNNYGGGDLLLEVAVDTRNRKTLDFYLEHGARLDMPSSVGGSVALSTAQARRFDLVNEFLDRGASPWVMDSFGTTLGFTAERAGSVPAWDHRSPMNKERLLLLERLHAIGFPKPAPTPDEGHALREAGKWPPPNAPKTAPRPQRP, via the coding sequence GTGTCTGGGCCAGATAGCTATTTCGATAAGCCCGCCGACAAGCAGATGGCGCGGGCGGTCGCCGAAGGGGATGTCCCGACCATCGAGCGGCTGCTCGAGACGGGCGAGGTGGAGCCGCTGACCGTGGGCCGCGATGCCACGAGCTGGCTGAGCATCGCCGTCGCCGCGCGCCAGAAGAAGTCGCTCGATACGCTGCTCGAGCACGGCGCCCTGGGAGATCCCAAGGGGAAGATCGCCGGCCAGGCCCTGTACGCCGCCACGCTGCTCGATGACCTGTATTGGCTCGAGCGCCTCCACGCCGCGGGCGCGGACCTCAACAACTACGGCGGTGGAGATCTCCTGCTCGAGGTCGCGGTGGATACCCGCAACAGGAAGACCCTGGACTTCTACCTCGAGCATGGAGCCAGACTCGACATGCCCTCGAGTGTCGGCGGCTCCGTGGCGCTGTCCACGGCGCAGGCCAGGCGTTTCGACCTGGTGAACGAGTTCCTCGACCGAGGCGCCTCGCCCTGGGTCATGGACTCGTTCGGGACGACCCTGGGCTTCACGGCGGAAAGAGCGGGGAGCGTCCCCGCCTGGGACCACCGCAGCCCGATGAACAAGGAGCGGTTGCTACTGCTGGAGCGGCTCCACGCGATCGGCTTTCCCAAGCCCGCGCCCACCCCCGACGAGGGGCATGCCCTGCGCGAAGCCGGCAAGTGGCCGCCGCCCAACGCGCCGAAGACGGCTCCACGGCCCCAGAGGCCCTGA
- a CDS encoding type VI secretion system Vgr family protein, with product MVARAHVHQIGGSPVFLFDIGGFDAPMRVVRFSGAEGLSSLFEFQVELACENQGIDFAQVVGKSALLAIRGEAGFRHLNGIISRFEQVNELPRFAIYRATVVPLVWRLQHRHDCRIFQKLDTPAILKKVFEAAGVPADKVRFSLMGSYEPRDYCVQYRESDWAFASRLMEEDGIFYFFEHHEDKHILVLGDKESAFKPIDGAQQLPFRRSTGGVVLEDHVARFRRVQEVRPGRTSLRDFNYKKPGLPMEAKHEAEVDADLEVYDYPGEYLDPGRGSSAKGATIARLRLEAWQASRVQGQGQSDCERLVPGRLFTLAEHSRGDYNGRYLLTHVSHAGSQPQTLDEESDSGDFSYSNHFTCIPEKVPYRPPRVTPRPHVRGGQTAVVVGPSGEEIHVDEWGRVKVQFHWDRQGKLDENSSCWVRVSQLWAGEQWGRMFIPRIGQEVIVDFIEGDPDRPIITGRLYNGANLVPYELPAEKTKSTIKSNSSLGGDGYNELRFEDEKNKEQFFMHAERNMDVHVKNDSFENILHDRHQTIGSQGKNGKAGDQNELVFRDKSLTVHRHSQEHVGGNLKRLVGGIDGAGDVDIVIKSNRTELVHKDSHLHVKECLVEKVDGTQSLQVGKDQHTSVGQVTAVETGKEVHLKSNKIVIEAATGITVQGPGGFITIDASGIAIKGTMVLINSGGSALSGSGVSPTAPKDAVEAVPTVPALADDGKVRPPSGLAVAQGGSELAPVAPMKLAATMLPLSVLQAREPTVTCVQLANQIDEMDQATVRAGLAADVYNRYDPSRAPDAPIPPPPPGFTRPSDDPEQLRALFKGRLSDQQLKDLTQPEGSSYRAAIYQDQSGKTYLTFRGTENKEGFKDWKENLLQGSGMESQHYEKAKKLAERLDLAVGPGNLEIIGHSKGGGMAAAAGVVTGARTTTFNPAGVHPKTVGGANLANAAANINAYVVEGEVLNWVQDNRAVIQGGAVVAGTKLGGPVGGMVAAMLVDGTLPQATGRRVNILPSKDFKSAWYDPVLYRVDLHGMDQVKKSLEEHRETLQNAYVANGCEAQLGKR from the coding sequence ATGGTTGCTCGCGCACACGTTCACCAGATAGGCGGGTCTCCTGTCTTCCTGTTCGACATCGGAGGCTTCGACGCGCCGATGCGGGTGGTCCGCTTCTCCGGCGCGGAGGGGCTGTCGAGCCTGTTCGAGTTCCAGGTGGAGCTCGCCTGCGAGAACCAGGGCATCGACTTCGCGCAGGTGGTGGGCAAGTCGGCGCTGCTGGCGATCCGGGGAGAGGCGGGGTTTCGCCATCTCAATGGAATCATCAGCCGCTTCGAGCAGGTGAACGAGCTGCCGCGCTTCGCCATCTACCGGGCCACGGTGGTGCCCCTGGTGTGGCGGCTCCAGCACCGCCACGACTGCCGCATCTTCCAGAAGCTCGACACCCCCGCCATCCTCAAGAAGGTCTTCGAGGCAGCCGGCGTCCCCGCCGACAAGGTGCGCTTCTCCCTCATGGGCTCCTACGAGCCCCGCGACTACTGCGTGCAGTACCGCGAGTCCGATTGGGCCTTCGCCAGCCGCCTCATGGAGGAGGACGGCATCTTCTATTTCTTCGAGCACCACGAGGACAAACACATCCTGGTGCTCGGCGACAAGGAGTCCGCCTTCAAGCCCATTGATGGCGCGCAGCAGCTGCCCTTCCGCCGCTCCACCGGTGGCGTGGTGTTGGAAGACCACGTGGCGCGCTTCCGCCGCGTGCAGGAGGTACGGCCAGGACGGACGAGCCTGCGCGACTTCAACTACAAGAAGCCCGGGCTGCCCATGGAGGCCAAACACGAGGCCGAGGTGGATGCGGACCTGGAGGTGTATGACTATCCGGGCGAGTACCTGGACCCCGGCCGTGGCTCCTCGGCCAAGGGCGCGACGATCGCCCGGCTGAGGCTGGAAGCCTGGCAGGCCTCGAGGGTGCAGGGGCAGGGACAGAGTGATTGCGAGCGACTGGTGCCGGGGCGGCTCTTCACGCTCGCGGAGCACTCGCGTGGGGACTACAACGGCCGCTACCTGCTCACGCACGTGAGCCACGCGGGCAGCCAGCCCCAGACGCTGGACGAGGAGTCCGACTCAGGGGATTTCAGCTACTCCAACCACTTCACGTGCATCCCGGAGAAGGTGCCGTACCGCCCCCCGCGGGTGACCCCCAGGCCGCATGTCCGGGGTGGACAGACGGCGGTGGTGGTGGGGCCCTCGGGGGAAGAAATCCACGTGGACGAGTGGGGCCGCGTGAAGGTCCAGTTCCACTGGGACCGCCAGGGCAAGCTCGACGAGAACAGCTCCTGCTGGGTTCGCGTGAGCCAGCTCTGGGCCGGTGAGCAGTGGGGACGGATGTTCATCCCGCGCATCGGCCAGGAGGTCATCGTCGACTTCATCGAGGGCGATCCGGATCGGCCCATCATCACCGGCCGGCTGTACAACGGCGCCAACCTCGTCCCCTACGAGCTGCCCGCGGAAAAGACCAAGAGCACCATCAAATCCAACTCCTCACTGGGAGGCGACGGCTACAACGAGCTGCGCTTCGAGGACGAGAAGAACAAGGAGCAGTTCTTCATGCACGCCGAGCGGAACATGGACGTGCACGTGAAGAACGACTCGTTCGAGAACATCCTGCACGACCGGCATCAGACGATTGGCAGCCAGGGGAAGAACGGGAAGGCCGGCGACCAGAACGAGCTGGTGTTCCGGGACAAGAGCCTGACGGTGCACCGCCACAGCCAGGAGCACGTGGGCGGGAATCTGAAGCGGCTGGTGGGTGGAATCGACGGCGCGGGCGACGTGGACATCGTCATCAAATCCAACCGCACGGAGTTGGTGCACAAGGACAGCCACCTGCACGTGAAGGAGTGCCTCGTCGAGAAGGTGGACGGCACCCAGTCCCTGCAGGTGGGCAAGGACCAGCACACCTCGGTGGGTCAGGTGACCGCGGTGGAGACGGGCAAGGAGGTCCACCTCAAGTCCAACAAGATCGTCATCGAGGCGGCGACCGGAATCACCGTCCAGGGGCCCGGTGGCTTCATCACCATCGACGCGAGCGGTATCGCCATCAAGGGCACGATGGTGTTGATCAACAGCGGTGGCTCGGCGCTCTCCGGAAGTGGGGTGAGCCCCACCGCCCCCAAGGACGCGGTGGAGGCCGTCCCCACCGTGCCGGCCCTGGCGGACGATGGAAAGGTCCGGCCGCCCAGCGGTCTCGCGGTGGCCCAGGGCGGCTCGGAGCTCGCCCCCGTCGCGCCGATGAAACTGGCGGCGACCATGCTGCCCCTGTCGGTCCTCCAGGCCCGCGAGCCCACCGTCACGTGCGTGCAGCTGGCCAACCAGATCGACGAGATGGATCAGGCCACCGTCCGCGCCGGACTCGCGGCGGACGTGTACAACCGGTACGACCCGAGCCGCGCGCCCGATGCACCCATCCCCCCTCCCCCGCCCGGATTCACCCGCCCCAGCGATGATCCGGAGCAGCTGCGGGCGCTCTTCAAGGGCCGCCTCTCCGACCAGCAGCTCAAGGACCTGACGCAGCCCGAGGGCTCCAGCTACCGCGCCGCCATCTACCAGGACCAGAGCGGGAAGACCTACCTCACGTTCCGCGGCACCGAGAACAAGGAGGGCTTCAAGGACTGGAAGGAGAACCTCCTCCAGGGCTCCGGCATGGAGAGCCAGCACTACGAGAAGGCCAAGAAGCTGGCCGAGCGCCTGGATCTCGCCGTCGGACCCGGCAATCTCGAGATCATCGGACACTCGAAGGGTGGAGGCATGGCGGCCGCCGCGGGTGTCGTCACCGGCGCCAGGACGACGACCTTCAACCCGGCCGGCGTCCATCCGAAGACGGTGGGTGGCGCGAACCTGGCGAACGCGGCTGCCAACATCAACGCCTACGTCGTGGAAGGCGAGGTCCTCAACTGGGTCCAGGACAACCGGGCGGTGATCCAGGGAGGGGCCGTCGTCGCGGGCACGAAGCTGGGAGGCCCCGTTGGCGGAATGGTGGCCGCGATGCTCGTCGACGGAACGCTGCCCCAGGCCACCGGCCGGCGCGTGAACATCCTACCGAGCAAGGACTTCAAGTCCGCCTGGTATGACCCCGTCCTGTACCGGGTGGATCTCCATGGCATGGACCAGGTGAAGAAGAGCCTCGAAGAACACCGGGAGACCCTGCAGAACGCGTACGTCGCCAACGGGTGCGAGGCCCAGCTTGGAAAGCGGTAG
- a CDS encoding DUF4123 domain-containing protein, with protein MSTEARRHAILQVRWGPMAYHKAIIEPGKVLRVGRGSSAGLVVPHDPELAEEHFEIAWSGRRGWMYDLKSPSGVLLDGERVEDGEVLNGSWLRAGQTDFSVYLERTTPPREPEQPDPPEMVPAKARALEVLREQQAPLYAIVDAARSERILELLHESVEECHSLYEGPQGVALADVAPFLVSLPRKDSWLLEALVQEGWTDAWGVYFTTAVPLLQVRRHLRKFLMVEAEDVEGRLYFRFYDPRVLSVFLPTSPPEAKKEFFGDIERFILSGSNGTLMEFPSNPRMG; from the coding sequence ATGAGCACGGAAGCCAGGCGCCACGCCATCCTCCAGGTTCGCTGGGGACCCATGGCCTACCACAAGGCCATCATCGAGCCCGGAAAGGTGCTCCGGGTGGGGCGGGGCTCCTCCGCGGGGCTGGTGGTGCCGCACGACCCGGAGCTGGCGGAAGAGCATTTCGAGATCGCCTGGAGCGGCAGACGGGGCTGGATGTATGACCTGAAGAGCCCCTCGGGAGTCCTGCTGGATGGCGAGCGGGTGGAGGACGGCGAGGTCCTCAACGGGAGCTGGCTGCGCGCGGGGCAGACGGACTTCTCGGTCTACCTCGAGCGGACCACCCCTCCGCGTGAGCCCGAGCAGCCGGATCCGCCCGAAATGGTCCCCGCCAAGGCCCGGGCCCTGGAGGTGCTGCGCGAGCAACAGGCCCCGCTGTATGCCATTGTCGACGCGGCGCGCTCCGAGCGCATCCTCGAGCTGTTGCACGAGTCGGTGGAGGAATGCCACTCCCTGTACGAGGGACCCCAGGGCGTGGCGTTGGCGGACGTGGCGCCCTTCCTGGTGAGCCTGCCCCGGAAGGACTCGTGGCTGCTGGAAGCGCTCGTGCAGGAGGGGTGGACGGACGCCTGGGGCGTCTACTTCACCACCGCGGTCCCCCTGCTCCAGGTCCGGCGGCATCTCCGGAAGTTCCTCATGGTGGAGGCGGAGGACGTCGAGGGCAGGCTCTACTTCCGCTTCTATGATCCCCGCGTCCTGAGCGTCTTCCTCCCGACGAGCCCCCCGGAGGCGAAGAAGGAGTTCTTCGGGGACATCGAGCGCTTCATCCTCAGCGGCTCGAACGGGACGCTCATGGAATTCCCCTCCAATCCGAGAATGGGCTGA
- a CDS encoding PAAR domain-containing protein, with translation MPPAARITDVHVCPKVEPGPVPHVGGPTTSGESTVLIGYQPAARVGDSLLCTGPGVSDSISQGESSVIIGGKPAARLGDPTSHGGVIVAGCPTVVIGSSAQGQTITIAARDGVPFCEECEKRRKQQEAEAQGQ, from the coding sequence ATGCCTCCCGCCGCACGAATCACGGATGTGCATGTCTGCCCCAAGGTGGAGCCGGGCCCCGTTCCCCACGTGGGCGGCCCGACGACCTCGGGAGAGAGCACCGTCCTCATCGGCTACCAGCCCGCGGCGCGGGTCGGTGACTCGCTCCTGTGCACGGGCCCGGGCGTATCGGACTCCATCTCCCAGGGCGAGTCCTCCGTCATCATCGGTGGCAAGCCCGCGGCCCGCCTCGGAGACCCGACCTCCCACGGAGGCGTCATCGTGGCCGGTTGCCCGACGGTGGTCATCGGCTCGTCCGCGCAGGGGCAGACCATCACCATCGCCGCGCGGGATGGCGTCCCCTTCTGCGAGGAGTGCGAGAAGCGAAGGAAGCAGCAGGAGGCCGAGGCGCAGGGCCAATGA
- a CDS encoding type VI secretion system Vgr family protein, giving the protein MVARALVHLLGETPLFLFDIQGLGEQLRVVRFSGSEGLSSLFEFQVEIACENQDLDFTQVVGKPGVLTLNGELAPRYVNGIVSRFEQVNELPRFAIYRATVVPLAWRLQHRHDCRIFQKLDTPAILKKVFETAGVPADKVRFSLMGSYEPRDYCVQYRESDWAFASRLMEEDGIFYFFEHHEDKHILVLGDKESALKPIDGVELLPFRRSTGNVVEEDHVARFRRMQEVRSGRASLRDFNFKKPGLPMEAKHEAEVDADLEVYDYPGEYQDPSRGSSAKGATIARLRLEAWQASRLEGRGESDCERLAPGRLFTLMEHSRADYNGRYLLTHVSHEGTQPQVMDEESEQGDFSYSNHFTCIPEKVPYRPPRVTPRPYVRGVQTAVVVGPSGEEIHVDEWGRVKVQFHWDRQGKLDENSSCWVRVSQLWAGEGWGAMFIPRIGQEVIVDFIEGDPDRPLIIGRVYNGANLVPYELPAHKTKSTIKSNSSQGGNGYNELRFEDEKKKEQIFMHAERNMDVHVKNDSFENILHDRHQTIGSQGKNGKVGDQNELVFRDKSLTVHRHSQEHVGGDLKLMVGGIDGAGDVDIVIKSNRMELVHKDSHLHVKQNLNEKVDGVHSLQIDKDLHVKVAGLHALESGKELHLKSDKIVIEATSGITIKGPGGFITIDASGIAIKGTLVQINTGGAALSGSGVSPIAPTDAVEATPTVPTPADDGSVP; this is encoded by the coding sequence ATGGTTGCTCGGGCACTCGTGCACCTGCTGGGGGAAACTCCTCTATTCCTGTTCGACATCCAGGGCCTGGGAGAGCAGCTGCGGGTGGTCCGCTTCTCCGGCTCGGAGGGGCTGTCGAGCCTGTTCGAGTTCCAGGTGGAGATCGCCTGCGAGAACCAGGACCTCGACTTCACCCAGGTGGTAGGCAAGCCGGGGGTGCTGACGCTCAATGGTGAGCTGGCGCCCCGGTACGTGAACGGCATCGTCAGCCGCTTCGAGCAGGTGAACGAGCTGCCGCGCTTCGCCATCTACCGGGCCACGGTGGTGCCCCTGGCGTGGCGGCTCCAGCACCGCCACGACTGCCGCATCTTCCAGAAGCTCGACACCCCCGCCATCCTCAAGAAGGTCTTCGAGACGGCTGGCGTCCCCGCCGACAAGGTGCGCTTCTCCCTCATGGGCTCCTACGAGCCCCGCGACTACTGCGTGCAGTACCGCGAGTCCGACTGGGCCTTCGCCAGCCGCCTCATGGAGGAGGACGGCATCTTCTATTTCTTCGAGCACCACGAGGACAAACACATCCTGGTGCTCGGCGACAAGGAGTCCGCCCTCAAGCCCATCGACGGCGTGGAGCTGCTGCCCTTCCGCCGCTCCACGGGCAACGTGGTGGAGGAAGACCACGTGGCGCGCTTCCGCCGCATGCAGGAGGTGCGCTCGGGACGGGCGAGCCTGCGCGACTTCAACTTCAAGAAGCCCGGGCTGCCCATGGAGGCCAAACACGAGGCCGAGGTGGATGCGGACCTGGAGGTGTATGACTATCCGGGCGAGTACCAGGATCCCAGCCGCGGCTCCTCGGCCAAGGGCGCGACGATCGCCCGGTTGCGGCTGGAGGCCTGGCAGGCCTCGAGGCTCGAGGGGCGAGGGGAGAGCGATTGCGAGCGTCTGGCTCCGGGGCGGCTCTTCACGCTCATGGAGCACTCCCGGGCGGACTACAACGGCCGCTACCTGCTCACGCACGTGAGCCATGAAGGCACCCAACCCCAGGTGATGGACGAGGAGTCCGAGCAGGGGGATTTCAGCTACTCCAACCACTTCACGTGCATCCCGGAGAAGGTGCCGTACCGCCCCCCGCGGGTGACCCCCAGGCCGTATGTCCGGGGCGTGCAGACGGCGGTGGTGGTGGGGCCCTCGGGGGAAGAAATCCACGTGGACGAGTGGGGCCGCGTGAAGGTCCAGTTCCACTGGGACCGCCAGGGCAAGCTCGACGAGAACAGCTCCTGCTGGGTTCGCGTGAGCCAGCTCTGGGCCGGTGAGGGCTGGGGAGCCATGTTCATCCCGCGCATCGGCCAGGAGGTCATCGTCGACTTCATCGAGGGCGACCCGGACCGGCCGCTCATCATCGGGCGCGTGTACAACGGCGCCAACCTCGTCCCCTACGAGCTGCCCGCGCACAAGACCAAGAGCACCATCAAGTCCAACTCCTCGCAGGGGGGGAACGGCTACAACGAGCTGCGCTTCGAGGACGAGAAGAAGAAGGAGCAGATCTTCATGCACGCCGAGCGGAACATGGACGTGCACGTGAAGAACGACTCGTTCGAGAACATCCTGCACGACCGGCACCAGACGATCGGCAGCCAGGGGAAGAACGGAAAGGTCGGCGACCAGAACGAGCTGGTGTTCCGGGACAAGAGCCTGACGGTCCACCGCCACAGCCAGGAGCACGTGGGCGGGGACCTGAAGCTGATGGTGGGTGGAATCGACGGCGCGGGCGACGTGGACATCGTCATCAAGTCCAACCGCATGGAGCTGGTGCACAAGGACAGCCACCTGCACGTCAAGCAGAACCTCAATGAGAAGGTGGACGGCGTGCACTCGCTGCAGATCGACAAGGATCTGCACGTGAAGGTGGCTGGGTTGCACGCGTTGGAGTCGGGCAAGGAGCTCCACCTCAAGTCCGACAAGATCGTCATCGAGGCGACGAGCGGCATCACCATCAAGGGGCCCGGCGGCTTCATCACCATCGACGCGAGCGGCATCGCCATCAAGGGCACGCTGGTGCAGATCAACACCGGAGGCGCGGCGCTCTCCGGAAGCGGTGTCAGCCCCATCGCCCCCACGGACGCGGTGGAGGCCACGCCCACCGTGCCAACCCCCGCGGACGACGGCAGCGTTCCCTGA
- a CDS encoding 3D domain-containing protein: MGNDDWMDGFVITHYIIITETDPVFANDKKVTANGLEGEYREGFLFKEKTGVLFQGTGLTEAGEYITINWNKGGPKGRNTWFTKGKGGKWKNPVKWESVAVDPHVIPLGSRLEIEAYPGKKFLAWDTGGAINGKHIDIFLGATTMSEGRAYGRKKSRVRILK; this comes from the coding sequence ATGGGAAACGACGACTGGATGGATGGCTTCGTCATCACCCACTACATCATCATCACCGAGACGGACCCGGTGTTCGCCAATGACAAGAAGGTCACGGCCAACGGGCTCGAGGGGGAGTACCGGGAGGGCTTCCTGTTCAAGGAGAAGACGGGAGTCCTCTTCCAGGGGACGGGGCTGACCGAGGCGGGCGAGTACATCACCATCAACTGGAACAAGGGGGGGCCCAAGGGTCGCAACACCTGGTTCACGAAGGGGAAGGGGGGCAAGTGGAAGAACCCGGTGAAGTGGGAGTCGGTGGCGGTGGATCCCCACGTCATTCCGCTCGGAAGCCGGCTGGAGATCGAGGCCTATCCGGGCAAGAAGTTCCTGGCCTGGGATACCGGGGGCGCCATCAACGGGAAGCACATCGACATCTTCCTGGGCGCCACGACCATGAGCGAGGGGCGGGCCTACGGCAGGAAGAAGTCCCGGGTCCGTATCCTCAAGTAG
- a CDS encoding helix-turn-helix transcriptional regulator produces MTLAAAAHAARMRAALTQAEVARRVGVQLEVYGRIERGEMLPSVPTLRRICLALEILPDELLGLETRESPDPELELELDSDMRRLISAVRGLNASELRLLHRLADTLHPMPRE; encoded by the coding sequence ATGACCCTCGCGGCCGCGGCCCATGCCGCCCGCATGCGCGCGGCACTCACCCAGGCCGAGGTGGCACGCCGGGTGGGCGTGCAACTCGAGGTGTATGGCCGCATCGAGCGGGGCGAGATGCTCCCGAGCGTCCCGACGCTGCGGCGCATCTGCCTGGCGTTGGAGATCCTCCCCGACGAGCTGCTGGGGCTGGAGACCCGCGAGTCCCCGGACCCGGAGCTGGAATTGGAGCTGGACTCGGACATGCGCCGGTTGATCAGCGCCGTGCGCGGGCTCAATGCCTCCGAGCTGCGGCTGCTGCACCGGCTCGCCGATACGCTCCACCCCATGCCCCGGGAGTGA
- a CDS encoding alpha/beta hydrolase: protein MNALQLLPGLCKAVARTLVRRVRHGALRPGWTYAFETTVACMGSVPLMPDAASTRGLRGFLEKTASSGPSSDVVTHTRVDAGGVPASWVTPVKGSGEKVILFLHGGAYVVGSAKQYQAFCGELARDSGMRVLVPDYRLAPEHPYPAALEDALAVWRWLRSTGVEPSRVVLAGDSAGGGLAVALLVALAEAGEPMPVGAVLLSPWVDLACESRSHEENAAYDYLNRPQLLTWARFYAGALELKDPRVSPLHASLRGLPPLYLQVGGVELFRDEVCQLAERARAAGVPVELDVCAELPHVPSSMRGMTPTAREAHARSIAALVRMAKEGAAASAPVKAAG from the coding sequence ATGAACGCCCTCCAACTCCTTCCCGGCCTCTGCAAGGCCGTGGCCCGCACCCTGGTGCGCCGTGTTCGTCATGGCGCCCTGCGTCCCGGCTGGACGTATGCCTTCGAAACCACCGTCGCCTGCATGGGCAGCGTCCCGCTCATGCCGGATGCGGCGTCCACCCGGGGACTGCGCGGCTTCCTGGAGAAGACGGCCTCCTCGGGCCCGTCCTCCGACGTCGTCACCCATACGCGCGTGGACGCTGGCGGTGTGCCGGCCTCCTGGGTGACGCCCGTGAAGGGCTCGGGTGAGAAGGTGATTCTCTTCCTCCACGGTGGCGCGTACGTGGTGGGCTCGGCGAAGCAGTACCAGGCCTTCTGCGGCGAGCTGGCGAGGGACTCCGGAATGCGGGTGCTCGTGCCGGACTACCGCCTGGCGCCCGAGCATCCCTACCCGGCCGCCCTGGAGGACGCGCTCGCCGTCTGGCGCTGGCTGCGGAGCACGGGCGTGGAGCCCTCGCGCGTGGTGCTGGCCGGGGACTCCGCGGGCGGTGGGCTGGCGGTGGCGCTGCTCGTGGCGCTGGCGGAGGCCGGCGAGCCGATGCCCGTGGGGGCGGTGCTTCTCTCGCCCTGGGTGGACCTGGCCTGCGAGTCGCGGAGCCACGAGGAGAACGCCGCCTATGACTACCTCAACCGGCCGCAGCTGCTCACGTGGGCGCGTTTCTATGCCGGAGCGCTGGAGCTGAAGGACCCGCGCGTGTCGCCGCTGCACGCGTCGCTGCGGGGGCTGCCGCCGCTCTACCTCCAGGTGGGCGGCGTCGAGCTCTTCCGGGACGAGGTGTGCCAGCTCGCCGAGCGCGCCCGGGCCGCGGGTGTCCCCGTCGAGCTGGACGTCTGCGCGGAGCTGCCGCACGTGCCGAGCTCCATGCGCGGGATGACGCCCACGGCCCGCGAGGCCCACGCGCGCTCCATCGCGGCCCTGGTGCGGATGGCGAAGGAGGGCGCGGCGGCTTCCGCTCCCGTCAAAGCGGCCGGGTGA
- a CDS encoding inositol monophosphatase family protein gives MEQQGERELQPIIDAVRLACELCRRVQDSQAGVSRKSDASPVTIADYGAQALVCRALRRNFPEDGVIAEEGVEAFLTLPLAERDQAVRLVGQLLGEQVREEDFVRWLGHGRGVKADRTWVIDPIDGTEGFIHRRTYAICVGTLVEGAPLDGIIGAPVSPLDEGGTLFYTDGGGVWAESLAGGEPRALRVSDREDPASIRVVESYVMGRRSREIADRVYAAAGVDARRIKRYDGMLKYALVAAGAADLFIRGPRDIRKNPHKVWDHVAGAALVKAAGGQVTRLDGHAVDFAQGSELHGTLGLIASNGRIHMHIVEAMGRVAGAQWGFLSQPD, from the coding sequence ATGGAACAGCAGGGCGAGCGAGAGCTACAACCCATCATCGACGCGGTACGGCTCGCGTGTGAGCTGTGCCGCCGGGTGCAGGACTCCCAGGCGGGTGTCAGCCGCAAGAGCGACGCGAGCCCCGTCACCATCGCGGACTATGGCGCGCAGGCCCTGGTGTGCCGCGCCCTCCGCCGCAACTTCCCCGAGGACGGTGTCATCGCCGAGGAGGGAGTCGAGGCCTTCCTCACCTTGCCGCTGGCGGAGCGGGATCAGGCGGTGCGCCTGGTGGGCCAGCTGCTGGGCGAGCAGGTACGCGAGGAGGACTTCGTCCGCTGGCTGGGTCACGGCCGGGGCGTGAAGGCGGACCGGACGTGGGTCATCGATCCCATCGACGGGACGGAGGGCTTCATCCACCGCAGGACGTATGCGATCTGCGTGGGGACGCTGGTGGAGGGCGCGCCGTTGGACGGCATCATCGGCGCGCCGGTGTCGCCGCTGGACGAGGGGGGAACGCTCTTCTACACGGACGGGGGAGGGGTCTGGGCGGAGTCGCTCGCTGGAGGCGAGCCCCGCGCGCTCCGCGTCTCCGATCGCGAGGATCCGGCGAGCATCCGCGTCGTGGAGAGCTATGTCATGGGCCGGCGCTCGCGGGAGATCGCGGACCGGGTGTACGCGGCGGCGGGCGTCGATGCGCGGCGCATCAAGCGCTACGACGGGATGCTCAAGTACGCGTTGGTGGCGGCGGGGGCGGCGGACCTGTTCATCCGAGGGCCTCGGGACATCCGGAAGAACCCGCACAAGGTCTGGGACCACGTCGCGGGCGCGGCGCTGGTGAAGGCGGCCGGAGGGCAGGTGACCCGGCTGGATGGCCATGCGGTGGACTTCGCGCAGGGCTCGGAGCTGCACGGCACCCTGGGGCTCATCGCCAGCAATGGACGCATCCACATGCACATCGTCGAGGCGATGGGGCGGGTGGCCGGGGCGCAGTGGGGCTTCCTGTCTCAACCCGACTGA
- a CDS encoding MFS transporter encodes MASSASVYAASVLPAFLLSPLAGPLADRVDREHLMVAVDLGGGA; translated from the coding sequence ATGGCCTCCTCCGCCTCCGTCTACGCCGCCAGCGTCCTGCCCGCCTTCCTGCTCTCCCCCTTGGCGGGCCCCCTCGCGGACCGCGTGGACCGCGAGCACCTCATGGTCGCCGTGGACCTCGGGGGCGGCGCGTAG